ATAACGATAATAGGAGAAGGGCAGGATCGCGAACAGTGCGAATgtgtgtattagtgtattacatataatattatgttattattgagTGTTTTGGTTTGTTTCAGAGAACACGCGATGACGTTACGACGATGACCTTGTGCGAGTCTTCCGAGGAGAAGGCGTCTCCAACAAAGTTAACAGGTAAGTCCACCGTCGCACAAATATGCCGTAtaccaataataggtactttaatataataatatataaatgccaTAGCTACACATCATATACGTAgaactctatatattatacacaaacggCGTTTCGTTCAAAGTTTTCGTTGTACCGATTTTAGCTTACCGAAAGGCGATCGACAACTTGGACAACGACCGGAAATGGCAGACCGACACGGCCGTAGGAAAGAGGATCGGCCTGTACAAGCTAAGCGGAGAGTTGGGCAAAGGGAATTTTTCGCAAGTGAAAACTGGATACCACGAGTTGACCAAAGGTACCTAGGGCCGCGACCTTGACTGATTAAACGGATCAAATGAAACACTTTGACGATATTTATAAATGACACTAGAatcgatattttcaaaaatacaacataagTATATTGATACgacttgtttttattattcta
The DNA window shown above is from Acyrthosiphon pisum isolate AL4f unplaced genomic scaffold, pea_aphid_22Mar2018_4r6ur Scaffold_9885;HRSCAF=10486, whole genome shotgun sequence and carries:
- the LOC100570085 gene encoding serine/threonine-protein kinase NIM1-like, with product MTLCESSEEKASPTKLTAYRKAIDNLDNDRKWQTDTAVGKRIGLYKLSGELGKGNFSQVKTGYHELTKGT